In the genome of Bacteroidota bacterium, one region contains:
- the fbaA gene encoding class II fructose-bisphosphate aldolase — MGYNIKPGVATGEAVNEIFKLAKEKNFALPAVNVIGTNSMNAVMETAKELNSPVIIQFSNGGAVFNAGKGLSNDGQKAAILGGVSGAQHVHKLAEAYGIPVIMHTDHAAKKLLPWIDGLLDASEAHFAAHGKPLFSSHMIDLSEEPIEENIELCKTYLERMSKMGMTLEIELGITGGEEDGVDNSDVDESKLYTQPEEVAYAYEELSKVSPNFTIAASFGNVHGVYKPGNVKLTPKILDNSQKFIEEKYNTEANPVNFVFHGGSGSSLEEIREAIGYGTIKMNIDTDMQYAMMSGVRDYFDDKKEYIQSQIGNPEGADSPNKKYYDPRVWMRKGEEAFKARLKQAFEDLNAIDTL; from the coding sequence ATGGGTTACAATATCAAACCAGGAGTTGCTACAGGAGAAGCGGTAAATGAAATTTTTAAACTTGCAAAAGAAAAGAATTTTGCATTACCGGCTGTTAACGTAATTGGAACAAACTCAATGAACGCTGTTATGGAAACAGCTAAAGAGCTTAACTCACCTGTTATAATACAATTTTCTAATGGAGGCGCTGTTTTCAACGCAGGAAAAGGCTTATCGAACGATGGTCAGAAAGCTGCTATATTAGGTGGTGTTTCAGGAGCACAACACGTTCACAAATTAGCTGAAGCATACGGGATACCGGTGATCATGCATACCGATCACGCTGCAAAAAAACTACTTCCCTGGATTGATGGATTACTTGACGCCAGTGAGGCTCATTTCGCTGCTCATGGAAAACCATTATTCAGCTCTCACATGATTGATTTGTCAGAAGAACCAATCGAAGAGAACATAGAGCTTTGTAAAACTTACCTTGAGCGTATGAGCAAAATGGGTATGACTCTTGAAATTGAATTAGGTATTACAGGTGGTGAAGAAGATGGTGTTGACAATTCAGATGTTGATGAATCAAAACTTTATACTCAACCCGAAGAAGTTGCCTACGCATACGAAGAGTTGAGTAAAGTAAGTCCTAACTTCACTATTGCTGCATCGTTCGGTAATGTACACGGGGTTTACAAGCCGGGGAATGTTAAGCTTACTCCAAAAATTCTTGATAATTCTCAAAAATTCATCGAAGAAAAATACAATACTGAAGCAAACCCTGTAAACTTTGTTTTCCACGGTGGTTCGGGTTCTTCTCTCGAAGAAATCAGAGAAGCTATCGGTTACGGTACTATCAAAATGAATATCGATACTGATATGCAATATGCTATGATGAGCGGTGTTAGAGATTATTTTGATGATAAAAAGGAATATATCCAATCTCAAATTGGTAATCCTGAAGGAGCTGATTCTCCAAACAAAAAATACTACGATCCACGTGTTTGGATGCGTAAAGGCGA
- a CDS encoding YicC/YloC family endoribonuclease, with product MILSMTGFGRAVKQIPNKKLTIEIKSLNSKQLDLNVRVPSFYRAKELDIRSILAKYILRGKVEFNLYAEVTGSDSPYTVNTPIIESYIDGLKKVYDDAPEENYLAMAVRFPDAVKTEREELSDEEWNEVSELVKEAVNNLVDYRKTEGVSLYNELNLRIENIAGLLTEIPQYEEERIKTVRERISKNIDDLKINVDENRFEQEMIFYLEKLDVTEEKVRLDHHLKYFTEELDGGESNGKKLGFISQEIGREINTLGSKSNHSKMQRIVVQMKDELEKIKEQVLNAL from the coding sequence ATGATACTTTCCATGACCGGATTTGGAAGAGCAGTGAAGCAGATTCCAAATAAGAAGCTAACTATAGAGATTAAATCACTGAACAGCAAGCAGCTGGACTTGAATGTTCGTGTACCGTCATTTTACAGGGCAAAAGAGCTTGATATAAGATCTATACTTGCAAAATATATACTTCGGGGGAAGGTGGAATTTAATCTGTATGCTGAGGTTACCGGCAGTGATTCTCCATATACTGTAAATACTCCTATTATTGAGTCTTATATTGACGGTTTAAAAAAGGTGTACGACGATGCTCCGGAGGAAAATTATTTAGCTATGGCAGTAAGGTTTCCCGATGCAGTTAAAACCGAAAGGGAAGAGTTGAGCGATGAAGAGTGGAATGAAGTGTCTGAATTGGTAAAAGAAGCTGTAAATAACCTTGTTGATTACAGAAAAACAGAGGGTGTTTCACTTTATAATGAACTAAACTTAAGAATTGAAAATATTGCCGGGTTACTTACAGAGATTCCTCAATATGAAGAAGAGCGTATAAAAACTGTTCGTGAGAGAATTTCAAAAAACATTGATGATCTAAAGATCAATGTTGATGAAAACAGATTCGAGCAGGAAATGATTTTTTATCTGGAAAAGCTTGATGTTACTGAAGAAAAGGTTAGATTAGACCATCATTTAAAGTATTTTACGGAAGAACTGGATGGAGGAGAATCTAACGGAAAGAAACTTGGGTTTATATCTCAGGAGATAGGCAGGGAAATAAATACTCTAGGATCAAAATCCAATCATTCAAAGATGCAACGTATTGTTGTGCAGATGAAAGATGAGTTGGAAAAAATAAAAGAGCAGGTATTAAACGCTTTGTAA
- the gmk gene encoding guanylate kinase, whose translation MSKQGKLIVFSAPSGSGKTTIVRNLLKRNIGLEFSISAASREPRVNEVNGKDYHFISLDDFRSKIENDEFLEWEEVYADNYYGTLKSEVQRIWDEGKHVIFDIDVVGGLNIKKQFPDNTMAIFVQPPSVEELKKRLVGRDTETPEKIAMRVAKAEVEIKYSNKFDYVLYNDVLEVAQDEAEKVVRNFIEEG comes from the coding sequence ATGTCAAAACAAGGCAAACTCATTGTTTTTTCGGCACCATCGGGATCTGGAAAAACTACTATTGTACGTAACTTATTGAAACGAAATATTGGCTTGGAATTCTCAATTTCTGCGGCGTCAAGAGAGCCTAGGGTTAATGAAGTTAATGGAAAAGATTATCATTTTATTTCACTTGACGATTTTAGGTCAAAGATTGAAAACGATGAATTTTTAGAGTGGGAAGAGGTATATGCCGATAATTATTACGGGACCTTAAAAAGTGAAGTCCAACGGATTTGGGATGAAGGTAAACATGTGATTTTTGACATTGATGTAGTTGGGGGATTAAATATAAAGAAACAGTTTCCCGATAATACAATGGCAATTTTTGTTCAACCGCCAAGTGTGGAGGAATTGAAAAAGAGACTGGTGGGAAGAGATACCGAAACTCCCGAAAAAATTGCTATGAGGGTAGCTAAGGCCGAAGTTGAAATTAAGTATTCAAATAAGTTTGATTACGTTCTGTATAACGATGTTTTGGAAGTTGCTCAGGATGAAGCTGAAAAGGTGGTGAGAAATTTTATAGAAGAGGGATAG
- the nadD gene encoding nicotinate (nicotinamide) nucleotide adenylyltransferase — MNIGLYFGTFNPIHVGHMIIANHMVEFSDLDEVWFVVTPHNPFKKKSTLLDDYHRLDIVQRAIKNYDHLRASDIEFNLPQPNYTSRTMVALEEKFTMHKFALIMGQDNLESFHKWKNHEALIDNHKIFVYPRPNTGESVYSEHKNVIHINAPLMEIAATDIRNAIKEGKNVKPLLPEGIWEYIDHQNFYR; from the coding sequence ATGAATATAGGCTTATACTTCGGAACATTTAATCCAATTCATGTCGGGCATATGATAATAGCCAATCATATGGTTGAATTTAGTGATTTAGACGAAGTTTGGTTTGTAGTTACTCCGCATAATCCTTTTAAGAAAAAAAGTACTTTGCTCGATGACTATCACCGTCTGGATATAGTTCAACGTGCAATAAAAAATTACGATCACCTAAGAGCAAGCGATATAGAGTTTAATCTTCCACAACCCAACTATACATCAAGAACTATGGTTGCACTGGAGGAAAAATTTACTATGCATAAGTTTGCTCTTATAATGGGACAAGACAATCTGGAGAGCTTTCACAAGTGGAAAAATCACGAGGCATTAATTGACAATCATAAAATATTTGTATATCCGCGTCCCAATACCGGAGAGTCAGTTTATTCGGAGCATAAAAATGTAATACATATAAATGCACCATTGATGGAAATTGCAGCTACAGATATACGTAATGCAATTAAGGAAGGAAAAAATGTAAAACCTCTTCTTCCCGAAGGAATCTGGGAATATATTGATCATCAAAATTTTTATAGGTAG